In a genomic window of Dyadobacter fermentans DSM 18053:
- a CDS encoding DUF72 domain-containing protein codes for MKFGKVDDADHIDFKLPDDAPANKALLNAAKGGKPEIYIGCAKWNRTDLKGFYPRGTKDELEYYAKQFNSIELNATFYNNFPVETIENWYAKTPAGFKFFPKLHQGISHWKRLKEAKEPTDLYLDGIAHLQEKLGMLFLQMPDNFGPKNWDILQAYLEEWPSGFPLALELRHKGWYDNSFNSEELYSLLEKQKITHIITDSAGRRDLLHMRLTTPTAFIRYNGANVDSDYTRLDDWFERLKLWIEEGIQNIYFFVHQNHEEASPLLSSYLIQRLNKELGTDLHVPFDPRVDSGQVTLFK; via the coding sequence ATGAAATTCGGAAAAGTTGATGATGCCGATCATATAGATTTCAAACTGCCGGACGATGCGCCTGCCAACAAAGCGCTGCTGAATGCGGCGAAGGGCGGAAAGCCGGAAATCTACATCGGCTGTGCCAAATGGAACAGAACCGATCTCAAAGGTTTTTACCCGCGGGGCACGAAAGATGAATTGGAATACTACGCGAAGCAATTCAACAGCATCGAACTAAACGCGACCTTCTACAACAATTTCCCCGTAGAAACCATCGAAAACTGGTACGCCAAAACACCGGCGGGTTTTAAGTTCTTTCCCAAACTTCACCAGGGCATCAGCCATTGGAAACGACTGAAAGAAGCCAAAGAGCCAACGGATCTTTACCTAGACGGCATTGCCCATTTGCAGGAAAAACTCGGCATGCTGTTCCTGCAAATGCCCGATAATTTCGGCCCGAAAAACTGGGATATCTTACAGGCCTATCTCGAAGAATGGCCATCCGGCTTCCCGCTGGCCCTCGAATTACGTCACAAAGGCTGGTATGATAACTCTTTCAACAGCGAAGAGTTGTACAGCTTGCTCGAAAAGCAGAAAATCACGCATATCATCACCGATTCGGCGGGGCGCCGCGATTTGCTGCACATGCGACTCACCACACCCACCGCATTCATCCGCTACAATGGCGCCAATGTCGATTCCGATTACACCCGCCTCGACGACTGGTTCGAAAGGCTCAAACTGTGGATCGAAGAGGGCATTCAGAATATTTACTTTTTCGTACACCAAAACCACGAGGAAGCGTCGCCGCTGCTGTCGTCGTACCTGATCCAGAGACTGAATAAGGAACTAGGAACGGATTTGCACGTGCCTTTCGACCCGCGTGTGGACAGCGGGCAGGTCACATTGTTCAAATAG
- a CDS encoding branched-chain amino acid aminotransferase, producing MTADTVQIEVQQTTQSRLQEVDFDNLVFGRNISDHMFIAEYKNGQWQDLRIVPYGDLSLSPATAALHYGQAIFEGMKAYKNEAGEVLLFRAIDNWKRLNKSAERLCMPQIPEDVFMNGLTELLRLDAGWVPSQPGCSLYIRPYMFATDPYIGVKASDSYYFIIFTSPVGTYYAKPPRVKVEQHFIRAAEGGVGATKCAGNYAGSLYPAKLAQQEGYDQLIWTDARDHAYIEESGTMNIMFMLDGKLLTPHVSETTLDGITRKSIVAIAEHWGIPVEERRISVAEIIDALKAGKLEAAFGAGTAVVISPFATIAYEGVDYPLPEIKEDSFVNKVKNYLTDLRTGKQEDIFGWMLKV from the coding sequence ATGACAGCCGACACAGTACAAATAGAAGTTCAGCAAACCACCCAATCCCGTTTGCAGGAGGTTGACTTCGACAACCTCGTTTTCGGGCGGAACATCTCCGACCACATGTTTATCGCCGAGTATAAAAACGGCCAATGGCAGGACCTCCGCATTGTCCCTTACGGCGATCTATCACTGAGCCCCGCCACTGCCGCACTGCATTACGGCCAGGCCATTTTCGAGGGAATGAAGGCTTATAAAAACGAAGCCGGCGAAGTGCTGCTTTTCCGTGCGATCGATAACTGGAAGCGCCTCAACAAATCTGCCGAGCGCCTTTGCATGCCGCAAATCCCGGAAGACGTTTTCATGAACGGCCTTACCGAGCTCCTCCGCCTCGATGCAGGATGGGTGCCGTCACAGCCGGGCTGCTCGCTTTACATTCGTCCCTACATGTTTGCCACCGATCCGTACATCGGCGTCAAAGCATCGGATTCATATTATTTCATCATTTTCACCAGCCCGGTTGGCACCTATTATGCCAAACCGCCGCGCGTGAAAGTGGAACAACATTTCATCCGTGCCGCAGAAGGTGGCGTGGGTGCTACCAAATGCGCAGGTAACTACGCAGGCTCTTTGTATCCGGCAAAACTCGCGCAGCAGGAAGGCTACGACCAGCTGATCTGGACCGATGCCCGTGACCACGCCTACATCGAGGAGTCGGGCACGATGAACATCATGTTTATGCTGGACGGCAAGCTGCTCACACCGCACGTTTCCGAAACGACGCTCGACGGCATTACCCGCAAAAGCATTGTCGCTATCGCCGAGCATTGGGGAATTCCTGTTGAAGAGCGCCGCATCAGCGTGGCTGAGATCATCGACGCCCTGAAAGCCGGCAAACTTGAAGCCGCATTCGGCGCAGGAACCGCCGTGGTAATCTCCCCGTTCGCGACCATCGCTTACGAAGGCGTGGATTATCCGTTGCCAGAAATCAAGGAAGATTCGTTTGTGAACAAAGTGAAAAACTACCTTACAGACCTGCGCACCGGGAAACAGGAAGATATCTTCGGATGGATGCTCAAAGTGTAA
- a CDS encoding family 43 glycosylhydrolase, protein MNPIINKIMALRRPGILTAFILLLSSLATSAQTTYCNPMDIDYKYNFEQLNENISYRSGADPVIINHKGEYFLFVTISGGYWHSKDMLNWKYLTANRWPFEDMCAPAAVSVRDTLFLFQSTFESRPILYSVAPEKGIWEFYNRWTPRLPKDIGPWDPALFHDPDTDKWYMYWGSSNVYPIFGSELDYSKRLAFKGQYQAMFWLNQYEHGWERFGPNHSDPFKPFTEGAWMTKHKGKYYLQYGAPGTEYNVYANGTYVADQPLGPFTYAPYNPVSYKPGGFATGAGHGNTFQDNFGNYWNTGTSWIGLNWAMERRIVRYAAGFDKDGQMFANTRFGDFPHKMPTKTWTGKGDELFTGWMLLSYKKPATASSTLDTMAVHKITDENPRTFWAAKQNKPGETLTIDLQAEQEVKAVQVNYTDYKSDIFDNKPEKVYTQFKIWTSKDGKKWDLASDLTNEPKRDRPCAYIELATPVRARYVRYEHVYVASPVLAVSEFRIFGNGFGKAPQTPATFTAVRQKDTRNADLEWEKVPGAIGYNVLWGIAPDKLYQTYQFWNDEPNTFELRALNVGVPYYFAIEAFNENGVSAASKVVSVK, encoded by the coding sequence ATGAACCCTATCATCAACAAGATCATGGCTTTACGTCGCCCCGGCATACTCACCGCATTCATACTGCTGCTCAGCTCGCTGGCCACCTCCGCGCAGACGACCTATTGTAACCCGATGGACATCGATTACAAATACAACTTCGAGCAGCTCAATGAAAACATCAGCTACCGCTCCGGCGCCGATCCGGTGATTATCAACCATAAAGGCGAATACTTCCTGTTCGTGACCATTTCGGGCGGCTACTGGCATTCGAAAGACATGCTCAACTGGAAATACCTAACCGCCAACCGCTGGCCGTTTGAGGATATGTGCGCGCCGGCGGCGGTGTCCGTGCGGGATACACTGTTTTTGTTCCAATCCACATTCGAATCGCGGCCGATACTGTATTCCGTAGCACCGGAAAAAGGCATTTGGGAGTTCTACAACCGCTGGACGCCACGCCTGCCGAAGGATATCGGCCCGTGGGACCCCGCATTGTTCCATGACCCGGACACCGACAAATGGTATATGTACTGGGGCTCTTCCAACGTGTACCCGATCTTCGGCTCAGAGCTGGATTATTCCAAACGGCTTGCATTCAAGGGGCAATATCAGGCCATGTTTTGGCTAAACCAGTATGAGCACGGCTGGGAGCGCTTCGGGCCCAATCACTCCGACCCATTCAAACCATTCACCGAAGGCGCCTGGATGACCAAGCATAAAGGCAAATATTACCTGCAATACGGCGCGCCGGGCACAGAATATAATGTGTATGCCAATGGCACTTACGTGGCCGATCAGCCGCTGGGGCCCTTCACCTATGCGCCCTACAATCCTGTTTCCTATAAACCCGGTGGATTTGCAACCGGAGCCGGGCACGGCAATACGTTTCAGGACAATTTCGGAAATTACTGGAACACCGGCACGTCGTGGATCGGCCTGAACTGGGCCATGGAACGGCGCATTGTTCGCTACGCGGCCGGTTTCGACAAAGACGGACAAATGTTCGCCAACACCCGCTTCGGCGATTTCCCGCACAAAATGCCCACTAAAACATGGACCGGCAAAGGCGACGAGCTTTTCACGGGATGGATGCTGCTGTCCTACAAAAAACCCGCAACGGCGTCCTCCACGCTCGACACCATGGCTGTGCATAAGATTACCGACGAAAATCCGAGGACATTCTGGGCCGCGAAACAAAACAAACCCGGCGAAACGCTGACGATCGACCTCCAAGCAGAACAGGAAGTAAAAGCCGTGCAAGTCAACTACACCGACTATAAATCCGACATTTTCGACAACAAGCCCGAAAAGGTTTACACCCAATTCAAAATCTGGACCTCGAAAGACGGCAAGAAATGGGACCTCGCCAGCGACCTTACCAACGAACCGAAACGCGACCGTCCGTGCGCCTATATTGAGCTCGCGACGCCGGTACGCGCGCGTTACGTACGCTACGAGCACGTGTACGTAGCCTCGCCGGTCCTGGCCGTCAGCGAATTCCGGATTTTTGGAAATGGCTTCGGCAAAGCCCCGCAAACGCCCGCAACCTTCACGGCCGTCCGCCAGAAAGACACCCGCAATGCGGATCTGGAATGGGAGAAAGTCCCCGGCGCAATCGGTTACAACGTGCTATGGGGCATCGCGCCGGACAAGCTGTACCAAACCTACCAGTTCTGGAACGACGAGCCAAATACCTTCGAGTTGCGTGCATTGAACGTAGGAGTGCCTTACTATTTTGCGATTGAGGCTTTTAATGAGAATGGGGTGAGTGCTGCGAGCAAGGTCGTTTCGGTCAAGTAG
- a CDS encoding regulatory protein RecX: MDRLILQKAASYCAYQERTQDEVKQRLKKWNVWGDEADEIIAELISMNYLSEERFAKTYAGGKFRIKNWGRMKIRQELNRRGLSTYSIEKGMDEIGDADYVAGLRELLAKKRNLLSKTETDPFKLKQKLARFALGKGYESELVWKEIGEL, encoded by the coding sequence ATGGACCGGCTTATTTTACAAAAAGCGGCTTCCTACTGTGCCTACCAGGAGCGGACGCAGGACGAGGTGAAACAGCGGTTGAAAAAATGGAATGTGTGGGGCGACGAGGCCGACGAAATCATCGCCGAGCTGATCTCCATGAACTACCTCAGCGAAGAGCGCTTTGCGAAAACCTATGCCGGTGGGAAATTCAGGATCAAGAACTGGGGCCGCATGAAGATCCGGCAGGAGCTCAACCGCCGCGGCCTGAGCACTTATAGCATTGAAAAAGGGATGGACGAAATCGGTGATGCCGATTATGTGGCCGGTTTGCGCGAACTGCTTGCGAAGAAGCGGAATTTACTTTCTAAAACAGAAACCGACCCATTTAAATTGAAACAAAAGCTGGCGAGGTTCGCGCTGGGAAAAGGCTATGAAAGTGAACTGGTGTGGAAGGAAATAGGGGAGTTATGA
- a CDS encoding cob(I)yrinic acid a,c-diamide adenosyltransferase codes for MKIYTKTGDKGTTSLIGGTRLSKAHVRIDAYGTIDELNSYIGMLRDQPVNEGRKDLLKEIQDRLFTIGSHLASESDQKKKILPDLHDEDIVLLEKEMDLIDAKVPPLRAFILPGGHASVSFGHIARTVCRRAERAVIHLQQGEEVEPIVVRYLNRLSDYLFMLCRAMTHELGIEEITWQPRVSREK; via the coding sequence ATGAAAATCTACACCAAAACCGGTGACAAAGGCACAACGTCGCTTATCGGCGGCACGCGCCTGAGCAAAGCGCATGTGCGCATCGACGCCTACGGGACGATCGACGAACTGAACAGTTACATCGGAATGCTGCGCGACCAGCCGGTAAACGAAGGCCGTAAAGATCTGCTGAAAGAAATCCAGGACCGGCTGTTTACCATCGGCTCGCACCTGGCCTCGGAGTCGGACCAGAAAAAGAAAATCCTGCCCGATTTGCATGACGAAGACATTGTCCTGCTCGAAAAGGAAATGGACCTGATCGACGCGAAAGTGCCGCCGCTGCGGGCATTCATTCTGCCCGGCGGACACGCCTCCGTTTCATTCGGGCACATCGCCCGGACCGTCTGCCGCCGGGCCGAGCGCGCGGTGATCCATTTGCAGCAGGGAGAGGAAGTCGAACCGATCGTCGTCCGCTATCTGAACCGACTCTCCGACTACCTTTTTATGCTCTGCCGCGCCATGACACACGAGCTCGGAATCGAAGAAATTACCTGGCAGCCGAGGGTCTCGCGGGAAAAATAA
- a CDS encoding ribonucleoside-diphosphate reductase small subunit, with amino-acid sequence MSQELSRQEPLLTEDPLRFVLFPIKHSDIWEMYKRHEASFWTAEEIDLSQDMKDWENLSDGERHFISHVLAFFAASDGIVNENLAVNFLSEVQYAEAKCFYGFQIAMENIHSETYSLLIDTYIKDSAEKDRLLRAIETIPCVQKKADWALKWIDSPVFAERIIAFAAVEGIFFSGSFCSIFWLKKRGLMPGLSFSNELISRDEGLHCEFACLLYTKHILNQLPQERVIEIMLDAVEIEKEFVSEALPVSLIGMNADLMKQYIEYIADFWLERLGCPKQFGSANPFDFMELISLPGKTNFFEKRVGEYQKAGVMSGVKDKESAHKISFDSDF; translated from the coding sequence ATGTCACAAGAACTTAGCAGACAGGAACCCCTGTTGACCGAAGATCCCCTGCGGTTTGTCCTGTTCCCGATCAAACATTCCGACATATGGGAAATGTACAAACGTCACGAAGCCTCATTCTGGACGGCCGAGGAAATCGACTTGTCGCAGGATATGAAGGATTGGGAGAATCTGAGTGATGGTGAAAGACATTTTATTTCCCATGTACTGGCGTTCTTCGCGGCGTCCGACGGGATTGTCAATGAAAACCTGGCTGTCAATTTTCTTAGCGAAGTGCAATATGCCGAAGCCAAATGCTTCTACGGTTTCCAGATTGCGATGGAGAACATCCATTCCGAAACCTATTCGCTGCTGATTGACACATACATTAAGGATTCGGCAGAAAAAGACAGGCTGCTGCGTGCGATCGAAACCATTCCATGTGTACAGAAAAAAGCCGACTGGGCATTGAAATGGATCGATAGCCCCGTATTTGCGGAGCGCATCATCGCATTTGCGGCGGTGGAAGGTATCTTCTTCTCGGGTTCATTCTGTTCGATATTCTGGCTCAAAAAACGCGGCCTGATGCCCGGACTTTCGTTCTCGAACGAGCTGATCTCGCGCGACGAAGGGTTGCATTGCGAGTTTGCATGCTTGCTTTATACCAAACACATTCTGAACCAGCTTCCGCAGGAACGCGTGATCGAAATCATGCTGGATGCGGTGGAAATTGAGAAAGAATTTGTCAGTGAGGCACTTCCGGTGTCGCTGATTGGCATGAATGCCGATCTGATGAAGCAGTACATCGAGTACATCGCCGATTTCTGGCTCGAAAGACTCGGCTGCCCGAAACAATTCGGTTCAGCCAACCCATTCGATTTCATGGAGCTTATCTCGCTTCCGGGCAAGACCAACTTCTTCGAAAAACGTGTGGGAGAATACCAGAAAGCCGGCGTAATGAGTGGTGTGAAGGACAAAGAATCCGCGCACAAAATTTCGTTCGACTCTGATTTCTAG
- a CDS encoding metallophosphoesterase family protein: MPFQRRSFLKLLPALSGITLLSETAKAQPAANISLRFIVASDGHYGQPGTEFKSFHTDLVSWVNREKLQKGVDFLFLNGDLIHDDPTLLYDFKNTISNLSVPYYVSRGNHDRVAPDVWQSTWGYATNHSFAKGEYAFVVGDTSNEKGEYVCPDVTWLRNELAKYKEKKGIFVFLHITPSKWTVNGIECKEVIELFENTPNVRAIFNGHDHDQDSTKIYGKKPYFFDGHFGGSWGTTYKGYRIVEIYKDYTWQSYQYNPTAAPVLNTFSGKS, from the coding sequence ATGCCTTTCCAGAGACGGTCTTTTCTAAAACTTCTGCCTGCATTATCCGGAATCACGCTATTATCAGAAACCGCAAAAGCACAGCCGGCGGCGAATATCAGCCTGCGGTTCATCGTTGCTTCGGACGGGCATTACGGACAGCCCGGCACGGAGTTCAAGAGCTTCCATACAGATCTGGTGAGTTGGGTAAACCGCGAAAAGCTGCAAAAAGGCGTCGATTTCCTCTTCCTGAATGGCGACCTGATCCACGACGACCCCACATTGCTGTACGATTTCAAGAACACAATCTCGAACCTGAGCGTGCCTTACTATGTGAGCCGTGGCAACCATGACAGAGTGGCGCCCGATGTGTGGCAAAGCACCTGGGGATATGCTACCAACCACAGCTTCGCAAAGGGCGAATATGCGTTTGTGGTAGGCGATACTTCCAATGAAAAGGGAGAGTATGTGTGTCCCGACGTGACCTGGCTGCGTAACGAGCTTGCCAAATACAAGGAGAAAAAAGGCATTTTTGTGTTCCTGCACATTACTCCGTCCAAATGGACGGTCAACGGCATCGAATGCAAGGAAGTGATCGAGCTTTTTGAAAACACGCCCAATGTGCGTGCCATTTTCAACGGCCACGACCACGACCAGGACAGCACGAAAATCTACGGCAAAAAGCCCTATTTCTTCGACGGCCACTTCGGCGGGAGCTGGGGAACGACTTATAAAGGTTACCGAATTGTGGAAATCTACAAAGACTACACGTGGCAGTCCTACCAGTACAACCCGACAGCCGCACCGGTTTTAAACACGTTTAGCGGGAAGAGTTGA
- a CDS encoding phosphomannose isomerase — MIQSFAADADKTEVFENVQQFIDKQGFTVVAKDHSRPWGGFFVLDESQAPQFISTFFPHLSLADFAGYEKLSPKILVVAPNKRLSWQYHHRRAEIWKVIGGNAGIVISDTDEETELQQLPIGTVVNLKKGERHRLVGVNEWGFVAEIWQHTDPSNPSDEDDIVRVQDDFGR; from the coding sequence ATGATACAATCGTTTGCGGCTGATGCCGATAAAACTGAGGTTTTTGAAAACGTACAGCAGTTTATAGATAAGCAAGGCTTTACGGTTGTCGCCAAAGATCATTCACGTCCGTGGGGCGGCTTTTTTGTGCTCGACGAAAGCCAGGCACCGCAGTTCATTTCCACGTTTTTCCCCCATTTGTCGCTCGCCGATTTTGCCGGTTACGAAAAACTCAGTCCGAAAATCCTTGTGGTGGCGCCGAACAAGCGCCTTTCATGGCAATATCACCACCGCCGCGCCGAAATCTGGAAGGTAATCGGCGGGAACGCAGGCATCGTGATCAGCGATACGGATGAGGAAACCGAATTGCAGCAACTGCCGATCGGCACGGTTGTAAACCTGAAAAAAGGCGAGCGCCACCGCCTGGTAGGCGTTAACGAATGGGGCTTCGTGGCTGAAATATGGCAGCACACCGACCCTTCCAACCCGTCGGACGAAGATGATATCGTTCGCGTGCAGGACGATTTCGGAAGATAG
- the tyrS gene encoding tyrosine--tRNA ligase translates to MDFIEELRWRGMLHDMMPGTHEQLQKEMTCGYIGFDPTAPSLHIGNLATIMLLVHFQRAGHKPIALVGGATGMIGDPSFKAAERSFLDEDTLRINQEGIRKQLESFLDFNSGDNSAEMVNNYDWFKDIGFLQFLRDAGKYLSVNYMMSKDSVKKRLETGISFTEFSYQLLQGYDFYHLYKHKNVRLQMGGSDQWGNITTGTEIIRRKEGDDEGYFKAYALTTPLVTKADGSKFGKSEGGNIWLDPERTSPYQFYQFWLNQSDDDMPRYLRVFSLKGREEIEALETSHAAEPHLRVMQKALAAELTIRIHSEKAYQTVLKASEVLFGKATLETLQSIEIDEFDAIFDGVPQTEISREEWDNAANVLDLVSTVTKSEIYPSKGEARRAIQQNAVSVNKVKVTSEAQVLSEFALLQDKFLLISKGKKNHLIRVE, encoded by the coding sequence ATTGATTTTATAGAGGAACTACGCTGGCGGGGCATGCTGCACGACATGATGCCGGGAACACATGAGCAACTTCAAAAGGAGATGACATGCGGTTATATCGGTTTCGACCCGACGGCTCCTTCGCTGCACATCGGTAACCTGGCTACCATCATGCTCCTGGTGCATTTCCAGCGCGCGGGCCACAAGCCTATCGCGTTGGTGGGCGGCGCCACGGGGATGATCGGCGACCCGTCTTTCAAGGCTGCCGAGCGGTCGTTTCTCGATGAGGATACATTGCGGATCAACCAGGAGGGTATCCGCAAGCAGCTCGAATCGTTCCTGGATTTCAATTCCGGCGACAATTCGGCTGAAATGGTCAATAATTACGACTGGTTCAAGGATATAGGATTCCTGCAATTCCTGCGCGATGCAGGCAAGTATTTGAGTGTCAATTACATGATGTCCAAAGATTCTGTGAAAAAGCGTCTGGAAACCGGTATTTCGTTTACCGAGTTTTCGTACCAGCTTTTGCAGGGCTACGATTTTTATCATTTATATAAACACAAAAACGTCCGGCTGCAAATGGGCGGCTCGGACCAATGGGGCAACATTACGACGGGGACTGAGATCATCCGCCGCAAGGAAGGCGATGACGAAGGGTATTTCAAAGCCTACGCATTGACCACGCCGCTGGTGACCAAAGCCGACGGTTCCAAGTTCGGAAAAAGCGAGGGCGGCAATATCTGGCTCGACCCGGAACGGACTTCGCCATACCAGTTTTACCAGTTCTGGCTCAACCAAAGCGACGACGATATGCCGCGTTACCTGCGCGTGTTTTCGCTGAAAGGCCGCGAAGAAATCGAAGCGCTGGAAACCAGCCATGCCGCTGAGCCGCATTTGCGGGTAATGCAAAAGGCATTGGCTGCCGAGCTGACAATCCGCATTCACTCCGAAAAAGCATATCAGACGGTTCTGAAAGCTTCGGAAGTTTTATTCGGAAAAGCAACGCTCGAAACTTTGCAAAGCATTGAGATTGATGAATTTGATGCGATTTTCGACGGCGTTCCGCAGACGGAAATTTCGCGTGAAGAATGGGATAATGCAGCTAATGTGCTCGATTTGGTATCAACTGTTACCAAATCTGAAATCTACCCTTCAAAGGGTGAGGCCCGACGCGCGATTCAGCAAAATGCTGTCAGCGTCAATAAGGTAAAAGTCACTTCGGAGGCGCAGGTATTGAGCGAGTTTGCATTGCTTCAAGACAAGTTTTTGCTGATCTCAAAGGGTAAGAAGAACCATTTGATCCGGGTTGAATAG
- a CDS encoding Uma2 family endonuclease, translating to MTVEEYFELDEKSDIRYEYYDGEVYAMSGTSFNHNDIVGNLGNVFRSIFRPRGCRAFAETVKLKVSDICYLYPDVVVTCSEKDLAGTHIVQQPCIVVEVISKSSGRRDRVFKLNQHKSISTLYHYLIIHQAEYKVECYSRNEGSDLWSYRLYENLEEVISFDVFNFEIGLKAIYEHIRLAAQE from the coding sequence ATGACTGTCGAGGAATACTTCGAATTGGACGAAAAAAGTGATATCCGCTATGAATATTACGATGGCGAGGTGTACGCCATGTCCGGTACTAGTTTTAATCACAATGACATTGTTGGGAATTTGGGCAATGTTTTCAGAAGTATCTTCCGTCCGCGTGGCTGCCGTGCTTTCGCCGAAACTGTGAAATTAAAGGTTTCGGACATTTGCTACCTTTACCCCGATGTCGTCGTTACCTGTTCGGAGAAAGATCTTGCAGGGACTCATATTGTGCAGCAGCCCTGCATTGTGGTGGAGGTGATATCGAAATCTTCCGGCAGAAGAGACCGGGTTTTTAAACTAAATCAGCATAAGTCGATATCTACGCTTTATCACTATTTGATCATACACCAGGCCGAATATAAAGTAGAGTGCTATTCGCGGAACGAAGGGAGCGATCTTTGGAGCTACCGTTTGTACGAGAATTTGGAGGAAGTAATTAGCTTTGACGTGTTCAATTTTGAAATCGGCCTCAAAGCGATTTACGAGCATATTAGGCTTGCCGCACAGGAGTAG
- a CDS encoding S-adenosylmethionine:tRNA ribosyltransferase-isomerase, which translates to MEGNRTADEAALWRKEAEAIDLQSYTYDLPDDRIAKYPMEVRDQSKLMVYRGGELGHLRFTDISSELPEKTLLVFNDTKVIPARAHFKKETGAIIELLLLHPELPTRVINDAMLVTHACVWECMIGNKKRWKAGDSLSNVIQVNGFEVHLQVSYHDYERNLVRLTWDAGVTFLDLVKALGEIPLPPYLNRDTEEPDKETYQTVYANHDGAVAAPTAGLHFTPRVFDELEKKGIGKAFLTLHVGAGTFQPIKVEKVTEHRMHSEQVVFTRELINDLVQSVDHIVPVGTTSLRSLESLYWYGVKLFAGETTDFHIEKLYPYPWRETELPTAAQSLQAIADHMDAGGLHEIVGETEIFIFPGYRFRLCRGIITNYHQPGSTLILLVAAFVGNDWKKIYSEALSNDYRFLSYGDSSLLWLNGDVS; encoded by the coding sequence ATGGAAGGGAACAGGACAGCTGACGAAGCAGCTTTGTGGCGGAAAGAAGCGGAGGCGATTGATCTGCAAAGCTACACTTACGACCTCCCCGACGACCGAATCGCGAAGTACCCGATGGAGGTCCGTGACCAGTCGAAGCTGATGGTGTACCGAGGCGGGGAACTCGGCCATTTACGGTTTACCGACATTTCTTCGGAGCTGCCGGAAAAAACGCTGCTCGTTTTCAACGATACCAAAGTGATACCTGCCCGCGCGCATTTCAAAAAGGAAACCGGGGCGATTATCGAATTGCTGCTATTGCATCCCGAATTGCCCACGCGGGTGATCAACGACGCCATGCTTGTGACGCATGCGTGCGTTTGGGAATGTATGATCGGTAATAAAAAGCGGTGGAAAGCCGGGGATAGCTTATCAAACGTCATTCAGGTGAATGGATTTGAAGTCCATTTACAGGTTTCGTACCACGACTATGAGCGGAACCTCGTGCGGCTCACCTGGGACGCCGGCGTCACCTTCCTCGACCTGGTGAAAGCATTGGGTGAGATTCCCTTGCCGCCGTATCTCAACCGCGACACCGAAGAGCCGGATAAGGAAACCTACCAAACCGTTTACGCGAACCACGACGGTGCGGTTGCCGCTCCGACGGCCGGCCTGCATTTCACGCCGCGGGTGTTCGATGAACTGGAAAAGAAAGGCATCGGAAAGGCATTCCTGACACTGCATGTGGGCGCGGGCACATTCCAGCCGATCAAAGTAGAGAAGGTTACCGAGCACCGGATGCATTCGGAGCAGGTGGTATTCACCAGAGAATTGATCAATGACCTGGTTCAATCGGTGGATCACATTGTGCCGGTGGGCACTACGTCATTGCGTTCGCTGGAAAGCTTGTACTGGTACGGCGTGAAGCTTTTCGCAGGCGAAACGACCGATTTCCATATCGAAAAACTATACCCTTACCCCTGGAGAGAAACGGAATTGCCTACCGCAGCGCAATCCCTGCAAGCCATCGCCGATCATATGGACGCCGGAGGCCTGCACGAGATCGTCGGCGAAACGGAGATATTCATTTTCCCGGGTTACCGATTCAGATTGTGCCGTGGGATAATTACTAATTACCATCAACCAGGCTCCACACTCATCCTGCTCGTCGCCGCTTTTGTCGGAAATGACTGGAAAAAGATCTATTCAGAGGCATTGAGCAACGATTACCGCTTTTTAAGCTACGGCGATTCTTCGCTCCTTTGGCTAAACGGTGATGTATCGTAG